In Sedimentibacter sp. MB31-C6, one genomic interval encodes:
- a CDS encoding TIGR04086 family membrane protein, with product MKIGVLLKYSLYLLLIILITFLILTTYLYFFSNKPSIEIAYYFIVPICMFIISFLYSRNIHERGLVRGLEIWIIYMGIILLLKLVFQFAFESNILQHIIYLPISILGGVIGVNIKK from the coding sequence ATGAAAATAGGTGTGTTACTTAAATATTCGTTATATTTATTATTGATTATATTAATAACATTTTTAATTCTTACAACGTATTTATATTTCTTCTCAAATAAACCAAGTATTGAAATTGCCTATTATTTTATTGTTCCAATATGTATGTTTATTATTTCTTTTTTATATTCTAGAAATATTCATGAGAGAGGATTAGTTAGAGGTTTAGAAATATGGATTATATACATGGGAATAATACTTTTATTGAAGTTGGTTTTTCAATTTGCATTTGAATCTAACATATTACAACATATAATTTATTTGCCTATATCGATTCTCGGGGGTGTAATAGGAGTAAATATTAAAAAATAA
- the scfA gene encoding six-cysteine ranthipeptide SCIFF → MIHIKTLNKTKLTDNINSKGCGECQTSCQSACKTSCTVGNQKCENK, encoded by the coding sequence ATGATACATATTAAAACATTAAACAAAACAAAATTAACTGATAATATTAACTCAAAAGGTTGTGGAGAATGTCAAACTTCTTGTCAATCTGCTTGTAAGACTTCTTGTACTGTAGGAAATCAAAAGTGCGAGAATAAATAA
- the recJ gene encoding single-stranded-DNA-specific exonuclease RecJ has product MKKVKLKVNNFEQKDVDLVSKKFKLTDISSRVLLNRNLCNENEIKEFLNPDFKYFEDAENYKDVQKGCKRILEAVNKRERILIYGDYDVDGVTSISQFVILLSRAGADISYYVPERETEGYGISSEFIQKLKTNIINIDLLITVDCGIAEVEKIKEITELNKDVIVLDHHQCGDILPSAFAIINPKQENCPSKNKQLCAAGLSFKFLRYLNNYLKIKDVEDVLLELACLGTVADIVELKGDNRIITYNGLKKLNETKIIGIKKLIEISGIKSKKIESYHIGFILAPRINAAGRMSSAKKAIKLMLSQDEKEATLLAEELEKLNDYRKQTEQDIFEEAVRKIEADLLYKKNILVVFGTNWHEGVLGIVSSKLTEKYDRPSVVISVKDGIGKGSARSMNYLNIYEAFKYADQYIVKYGGHKLAAGLTIKEENISKFACELNNYIETNISEEDKVKDIVVDTFIECKDISYKLYNEITMFEPFGHGNPKPVFALKKSNIKDIRRVGKNQNHLSFRLSDKNKELPVIGFSKINILEKVLTKPSSYIVSIENNEYNGKSNLQLVLLNVGEPEDFDYIVDENKNKILNSMINKSKSKIIKTDIFLLVEKLNKIYNTKTTAEEIMCILKKNENIQYVLKNDILYIKR; this is encoded by the coding sequence ATGAAAAAAGTGAAGTTGAAAGTGAATAATTTTGAACAAAAAGATGTAGACTTAGTTAGTAAAAAGTTTAAACTTACTGATATATCTTCAAGAGTTCTTTTAAATAGAAATTTGTGTAATGAAAATGAAATTAAGGAATTTTTGAATCCAGACTTCAAATATTTTGAAGATGCTGAGAATTATAAAGATGTACAAAAAGGCTGTAAGAGAATTTTAGAAGCTGTAAATAAAAGAGAAAGAATTTTAATTTACGGGGATTATGATGTTGATGGTGTTACTTCAATAAGTCAATTTGTTATTCTATTATCAAGGGCTGGTGCAGATATATCCTATTATGTGCCTGAAAGAGAAACTGAGGGATATGGCATCAGTTCTGAATTTATTCAAAAATTAAAAACAAATATAATAAATATAGATTTACTAATAACTGTTGATTGTGGTATTGCAGAAGTTGAAAAAATAAAAGAAATTACTGAACTTAATAAAGATGTAATAGTATTAGACCATCATCAATGTGGCGATATATTACCCTCAGCATTTGCCATTATAAATCCAAAACAAGAGAATTGTCCTTCTAAAAATAAGCAGTTATGCGCAGCAGGACTGTCTTTTAAATTTTTGAGGTATTTAAACAATTATTTGAAAATCAAGGATGTTGAGGATGTGTTATTAGAGCTTGCATGTCTTGGAACTGTTGCAGATATAGTTGAACTTAAAGGTGATAACAGAATTATAACTTATAATGGATTAAAGAAATTAAATGAAACTAAGATTATAGGTATAAAAAAATTAATTGAAATTTCAGGAATTAAGAGTAAAAAAATAGAATCCTATCATATAGGTTTTATTTTAGCTCCAAGAATTAATGCAGCTGGAAGAATGAGCTCAGCTAAAAAGGCTATAAAACTTATGCTTTCTCAGGACGAAAAAGAAGCAACATTATTAGCTGAAGAACTGGAAAAATTAAATGATTATAGAAAACAAACTGAGCAAGATATTTTTGAAGAAGCTGTAAGAAAAATTGAAGCAGATTTATTATACAAAAAAAATATCCTTGTAGTTTTTGGGACAAACTGGCATGAAGGAGTTCTTGGAATAGTATCTTCTAAATTGACTGAAAAATACGATAGACCATCTGTTGTTATTTCCGTTAAAGATGGAATAGGCAAGGGATCTGCAAGAAGTATGAATTATTTAAATATCTATGAAGCTTTTAAGTATGCAGATCAATATATAGTTAAATATGGTGGACACAAGTTGGCTGCAGGTTTAACAATTAAAGAAGAAAATATTAGCAAATTTGCATGCGAACTCAACAATTATATAGAAACGAACATATCAGAAGAAGATAAAGTTAAGGATATAGTAGTAGATACATTTATTGAATGTAAAGATATATCATATAAGCTATATAATGAAATAACAATGTTTGAACCATTTGGACATGGTAATCCTAAACCAGTTTTTGCTCTTAAAAAATCTAATATAAAAGATATTCGAAGGGTAGGAAAAAATCAAAATCATTTAAGTTTTAGACTATCAGATAAAAATAAAGAGTTACCTGTTATTGGTTTTAGTAAAATTAATATTTTAGAAAAAGTATTAACTAAGCCATCATCTTACATTGTTTCAATTGAAAATAATGAGTATAATGGTAAGAGTAACTTACAGTTAGTTTTATTAAATGTTGGAGAACCTGAAGATTTTGACTATATTGTAGATGAAAACAAAAATAAAATTTTGAATTCAATGATTAATAAATCGAAATCAAAAATAATTAAAACTGATATATTTTTACTTGTAGAAAAGTTAAATAAAATATATAATACAAAAACAACTGCTGAAGAAATTATGTGCATACTAAAGAAGAATGAAAATATTCAATATGTATTGAAAAATGATATATTGTATATTAAGAGATAA
- the scfB gene encoding thioether cross-link-forming SCIFF peptide maturase: MIHVYKIEDMHFVIDTNSGLVHSVDEIIYDLLIEENFKNENKLQELCVKYGQDIIDEALLEIKYLIDNKMLYTEENNIVNRIEPAVKAMCLNMTHDCNLRCEYCFASQGTYNGERAYMSYETGKKAFDYLVKSSGNRINLEVDFFGGEPLMNFDTIKKLVDYGRSLEEKYNKHFRFTITTNGVLLDEEKRDYINEVMDNVVLSIDGRKDINDRMRKTVNNKGSYDIIVENFKKLVDKRKDKDYFARGTFTAYNLDFADDVKHMRDLGFDKISVEPVVAKPEEKYALKEEHIEKLKSEYEKLAKLYIDYKNNDKKFQFFHFNIELDGGPCIYKRSIGCGAGTEYVAVTPEGDYYPCHQFVGEKKFIIGNVDDGITNDEVVNMFRNVSVNEKPVCKDCWAKYYCSGGCHANAYNFNNDFKVPYNVGCELEKKRIECSIFIKAKLQ, encoded by the coding sequence ATGATACATGTTTATAAAATAGAAGATATGCATTTTGTTATAGATACTAATAGTGGATTAGTTCATTCTGTTGATGAAATTATATATGATTTATTAATAGAAGAGAATTTTAAAAATGAGAATAAATTACAAGAATTATGTGTAAAATATGGACAAGATATTATTGATGAAGCTCTTTTAGAAATTAAATATCTTATTGATAATAAAATGCTTTATACAGAGGAAAACAATATTGTAAATCGGATAGAGCCTGCAGTGAAAGCCATGTGCCTTAATATGACTCATGACTGTAATCTGAGATGTGAGTATTGTTTTGCTTCTCAAGGAACATATAATGGTGAAAGAGCGTATATGAGCTATGAAACTGGAAAAAAAGCTTTTGATTATTTAGTTAAAAGTTCAGGTAATAGAATAAACCTTGAAGTTGACTTCTTTGGTGGAGAGCCATTAATGAATTTCGATACTATTAAAAAACTAGTTGATTATGGTAGATCTTTAGAAGAAAAATACAATAAGCATTTTAGGTTTACTATAACAACCAATGGTGTGCTCTTGGATGAAGAAAAAAGAGATTATATCAATGAAGTTATGGACAATGTAGTTTTAAGTATTGATGGTAGAAAAGATATAAATGATAGAATGAGAAAAACTGTAAATAATAAAGGAAGCTACGACATAATAGTTGAGAATTTTAAAAAACTTGTAGACAAAAGAAAAGATAAGGATTATTTTGCCAGAGGAACATTCACTGCTTATAATCTTGACTTTGCCGATGATGTTAAGCATATGAGAGATTTAGGTTTTGATAAAATATCAGTTGAACCTGTTGTTGCAAAACCAGAAGAAAAATATGCATTAAAAGAAGAGCATATTGAAAAATTAAAATCTGAATATGAAAAATTGGCTAAATTATATATTGATTATAAAAATAATGATAAAAAATTTCAATTTTTCCATTTTAATATTGAATTAGATGGAGGTCCTTGTATATATAAACGTTCAATAGGTTGTGGAGCAGGAACTGAATATGTAGCTGTAACACCAGAAGGTGATTATTATCCATGCCATCAATTTGTTGGAGAAAAAAAGTTTATTATAGGAAATGTTGATGATGGTATAACTAATGATGAAGTAGTTAATATGTTTAGAAATGTATCAGTAAATGAAAAACCTGTATGTAAAGATTGTTGGGCAAAATACTATTGTAGTGGAGGCTGTCACGCAAATGCATATAATTTTAACAATGACTTTAAAGTTCCATACAATGTAGGATGTGAGCTTGAAAAAAAGAGAATAGAATGTTCAATATTTATAAAAGCTAAACTACAATAA
- a CDS encoding LapA family protein, with protein MQVGFIIILIIAIFVAIFAIQNGTPVEVDLFLAQYDIPLAVIIMVCLILGAIIVLLLGTYRQFRKCSEVKELKNKIKVLENDKILFENNIKTMESDILTLRESNNELETKALKLEETNNVHVETIKKLNDKLQNANEETDNKDEGIDLSNEKSEVESE; from the coding sequence ATGCAAGTCGGTTTTATAATAATATTGATTATTGCAATTTTTGTTGCGATTTTTGCAATACAAAACGGTACTCCAGTAGAAGTAGATTTGTTTTTAGCTCAGTATGATATTCCGCTGGCAGTAATCATTATGGTATGCTTAATCCTTGGTGCAATTATAGTTTTGCTTCTTGGTACTTACAGACAATTTAGAAAATGTTCTGAAGTTAAAGAATTGAAGAATAAAATCAAGGTTTTAGAAAATGATAAAATTCTATTTGAAAATAACATAAAAACAATGGAATCTGATATTCTAACACTTAGAGAGAGTAATAATGAACTTGAGACAAAAGCTTTAAAACTAGAGGAAACAAACAATGTACATGTAGAAACAATTAAAAAATTAAATGACAAGTTACAAAATGCAAATGAAGAAACAGATAATAAAGACGAAGGTATTGATTTAAGTAATGAAAAAAGTGAAGTTGAAAGTGAATAA